A genomic region of Populus nigra chromosome 11, ddPopNigr1.1, whole genome shotgun sequence contains the following coding sequences:
- the LOC133668692 gene encoding uncharacterized protein LOC133668692, which yields MEEPDTEMEWDEMMKRSEENNRCGNVSWILNKGLSVGKMILVTGFVISSAPVILLPFVVVSAIGFACSVPYGLFLASYSLTEQLMSKLLPASSHLSLEYYGTNKNIIVDDYREDDACADQFGGDIIDMGKEGEPKLSVEVNSARGEMIFDKENDYEVPQRFWKDEKRPLDDKNNATLVDENGYEEDVEDQDHKPPSKVQQAEEEKPVIEQGREAIVGASQVMIVINEGDEGSGSNLRKKEEAPYELARSLAVNLSQDHDKDEDKERVIEMVSDVLMEKQPIQDVRGLLEKKDFGDSTKGGAQGNVAYVKQNLQLIREKELVVTPPNEDAREIADESGLDLFDDKQAVGPQCSYADYRIPEGSEQLSYKAYEVTLPTTVDDSKCTGITSENDIHLAAGNVKVLYSEDKIWKQIRAVRTIVGYKASVRGTCIEELKALYVFTGVEPPASFRDPSDLAEVNDKLKFLMTIVGVK from the exons ATGGAAGAACCAGACACGGAGATGGAGTGGGATGAGATGATGAAACGatcagaagaaaataataggtGTGGAAATGTTAGCTGGATATTGAACAAAGGATTGTCGGTGGGAAAGATGATTTTGGTCACAGGTTTTGTGATATCTTCAGCACCTGTGATTCTTCTTCCATTTGTTGTTGTCTCAGCAATTGGCTTTGCTTGTTCTGTCCCATACGGGCTTTTCTTGGCAAGCTATTCTCTCACCGAGCAGCTTATGTCTAAACTTCTTCCAGCATCTTCTCACCTTTCCCTGGAATATTAtggaacaaataaaaatatcattgtcGATGATTATAGAGAAGACGACGCATGCGCTGATCAGTTTGGAGGAGATATTATTGATATGGGAAAGGAAGGAGAACCAAAATTATCAGTGGAAGTCAACAGTGCCAGGGGTGAGATGATTTTTGACAAAGAAAACGACTATGAAGTGCCCCAAAGATTTTGGAAGGATGAGAAACGTCCATTGGATGATAAAAATAACGCAACTCTTGTGGATGAAAATGGATATGAGGAAGATGTTGAAGATCAAGATCATAAACCTCCATCAAAAGTCCAACAAGCCGAGGAAGAAAAACCAGTCATAGAACAAGGCAGGGAAGCAATAGTTGGGGCGTCCCAAGTCATGATTGTAATTAATGAGGGAGATGAGGGAAGTGGCAGTAATCTTCGAAAAAAAGAGGAAGCACCATATGAATTAGCGAGGAGTTTGGCTGTAAATTTATCTCAGGATCATGACAAGGACGAAGATAAGGAACGGGTGATAGAGATGGTATCCGATGTCCTCATGGAGAAGCAACCAATTCAAGATGTCAGAGGGTTGTTAGAGAAGAAGGATTTTGGTGACAGTACCAAGGGAGGAGCGCAAGGGAATGTTGCCTATGTTAAACAAAACCTTCAACTGATTAGAGAGAAGGAACTAGTTGTGACTCCTCCAAACGAGGATGCAAGAGAAATTGCCGATGAAAGTGGTTTGGACTTGTTTGATGATAAACAAGCAGTCGGTCCTCAGTGTTCTTACGCAGATTACCGAATTCCTGAAG GGAGTGAGCAATTAAGTTACAAAGCTTATGAGGTTACTCTTCCAACAACGGTGGATGACTCCAAATGCACTGGAATTACTTCTGAAAATGACATCCATTTGGCTGCTGGTAATGTTAAG GTGTTGTACAGTGAGGACAAGATATGGAAACAAATTCGTGCAGTACGCACAATAGTGGGGTACAAAGCTTCTGTGCGAGGAACGTGTATTGAGGAGCTCAAGGCACTGTATGTTTTCACCGGAGTGGAACCACCCGCCTCATTCAGGGATCCTTCCGATCTGGCGGAGGTCAACGACAAGCTTAAATTTCTTATGACCATTGTTGGAGTGAAGTAG